One stretch of Vicinamibacterales bacterium DNA includes these proteins:
- a CDS encoding DUF1566 domain-containing protein translates to MTTSTKKEITDVQVNVGKDLSTVTIGDSKVEVSADGKKVTAYTKDGVEAKAAGTAATAEEGTKISISKDFNAIVLNGVTIEQAADGHLVISAPGVTVIHKPVPANDTSAIALLAGQKMADGSVFAGMTADGKQQIYAMPNDLDVCMTFNDAAKAVKKLNNNKSLGHDDWHIPNKENLLVLQKNQNEGALKGTFNTSNKGSGSGFPYWYWSSTEDGANPSGVWGVRFPDGDEGRDGKDNGRLSCRPVRLLDAKRS, encoded by the coding sequence ATGACGACGAGTACAAAGAAAGAGATCACAGATGTCCAGGTGAACGTCGGTAAAGACCTGAGCACCGTCACCATCGGCGACTCCAAAGTCGAAGTCAGCGCGGATGGCAAGAAAGTTACCGCCTATACAAAAGACGGTGTTGAAGCGAAAGCCGCTGGCACCGCAGCCACCGCCGAAGAAGGCACCAAGATCAGCATCAGCAAAGATTTCAACGCGATTGTCCTGAACGGCGTCACCATCGAGCAAGCCGCGGACGGTCACCTCGTCATTAGCGCCCCAGGGGTTACCGTCATTCACAAACCAGTTCCTGCAAACGATACCTCCGCGATTGCCCTGCTGGCTGGCCAGAAAATGGCCGATGGCTCCGTTTTCGCGGGCATGACAGCTGACGGCAAACAACAGATCTACGCAATGCCGAATGATCTGGATGTCTGCATGACCTTCAATGACGCTGCAAAAGCAGTCAAGAAACTGAACAACAACAAATCCCTCGGCCACGACGATTGGCACATTCCAAACAAGGAAAATCTGCTCGTCCTGCAAAAGAACCAGAACGAAGGTGCCTTGAAGGGCACCTTTAATACATCCAACAAAGGAAGCGGTTCCGGCTTTCCCTACTGGTACTGGTCGTCCACTGAGGACGGTGCCAACCCGTCCGGCGTGTGGGGTGTCCGGTTCCCGGACGGCGACGAAGGTCGGGACGGTAAGGACAACGGTCGCTTGAGTTGCCGGCCGGTGCGCTTGTTGGATGCGAAGCGGTCTTAG
- a CDS encoding zincin-like metallopeptidase domain-containing protein, whose translation MNTCTATDNTRHEPATRQDIYTRITAKIVSALETGVRPWVRPWSAEHAAGRITRPLRHNGQPYTGINILSLWASATEQGFAAPIWMTYRQATELKAHVRKGEKGSPVVYANSITRTETDAASGAETERDIHFLKGYTVFNIEQIEGLPEHYNAPASPRLDVPERIARAEAFFAATGAALSHGGTRAFYRPSADSIVLPPFEAFRDAESYYATLAHETTHWTAHESRLGRDFGSRRFGSEGYAIEELVAELGAAFICADLDLALEPREDHASYLANWLEVLKADNRAIFSAASHAQRAADFLHRLQPATG comes from the coding sequence ATGAACACCTGCACTGCCACCGACAACACCCGGCACGAACCGGCCACGCGGCAAGACATCTACACGCGCATTACCGCGAAGATCGTGAGCGCGCTCGAAACCGGCGTCCGGCCCTGGGTCAGGCCGTGGAGCGCCGAACACGCCGCCGGGCGCATCACGCGACCGTTGCGCCACAACGGCCAGCCCTACACCGGCATCAACATCCTGTCGCTCTGGGCTTCGGCGACCGAGCAAGGGTTCGCCGCGCCGATCTGGATGACGTATCGGCAGGCGACCGAGCTGAAAGCTCACGTCCGCAAAGGCGAGAAGGGTTCGCCGGTCGTCTACGCGAACAGCATCACGCGTACCGAGACCGACGCCGCGAGCGGCGCCGAGACCGAACGTGACATTCACTTCCTCAAGGGCTACACCGTGTTCAACATCGAGCAGATCGAAGGACTGCCCGAGCACTACAACGCGCCCGCATCACCGCGTCTCGACGTGCCCGAGCGTATCGCGCGTGCGGAGGCGTTCTTCGCTGCGACAGGTGCAGCCCTGTCGCACGGCGGTACCCGCGCCTTCTACCGCCCTTCGGCCGACAGTATCGTCCTGCCGCCCTTCGAGGCATTCCGCGATGCCGAGAGCTACTACGCCACCCTCGCGCACGAGACCACGCACTGGACCGCGCATGAATCGCGCCTCGGGCGAGACTTCGGCAGCAGGCGCTTCGGCTCCGAAGGCTACGCCATCGAGGAACTCGTGGCCGAACTCGGAGCCGCGTTCATCTGCGCTGATCTCGACCTAGCGCTGGAGCCGCGTGAGGACCACGCGTCCTACCTCGCGAACTGGCTGGAAGTCCTCAAGGCTGACAACCGCGCCATCTTCTCAGCCGCCAGCCACGCGCAGCGGGCGGCTGATTTCCTGCACCGTCTTCAACCGGCGACTGGGTGA
- a CDS encoding DNA methyltransferase: MNTRTTNDNPQQDPSTANRIINGDCTGVLKTIADESIDFVLTDPPYLVGYRDRSGRTIANDSRPESVLGAFDDVYRVLKPDNFCISFYGWNRVDAFFGAWRRAGFTPVGHMVWRKNYASSTGFLNARHEQAYLLAKGRPAKPARPLDDVQPWEYTGNHSHPTEKAVSILEPLIRTFSRPGDVVLDPFAGSGSTLVAAALSGRRYLGIELESRYCQLAEKRLAGASRFVQRKPAA, translated from the coding sequence ATGAACACCCGCACCACCAACGACAACCCTCAACAAGACCCATCGACGGCCAACCGCATCATCAATGGCGATTGCACAGGAGTCCTCAAGACCATCGCGGACGAGAGTATTGACTTCGTCCTGACCGACCCACCCTATCTCGTCGGCTACCGGGACCGCAGCGGCCGGACCATCGCCAACGACAGCCGGCCGGAAAGCGTTCTCGGCGCCTTCGACGACGTTTACCGCGTCCTGAAACCTGACAACTTCTGTATTTCGTTCTACGGCTGGAACCGCGTCGATGCGTTCTTCGGCGCCTGGAGGCGCGCCGGCTTCACGCCCGTGGGCCACATGGTCTGGCGCAAGAACTACGCGTCCAGCACGGGGTTCCTGAACGCCCGTCACGAGCAGGCGTATCTGCTCGCCAAGGGCCGCCCGGCGAAACCCGCCCGACCGCTCGACGACGTTCAGCCGTGGGAATACACCGGCAACCATTCGCACCCCACCGAGAAAGCGGTGAGCATTCTCGAACCGCTCATCAGGACCTTCTCACGCCCAGGCGACGTTGTTCTTGACCCCTTCGCCGGCTCCGGCAGCACCCTCGTGGCAGCCGCGCTGTCCGGACGCCGCTATCTCGGCATCGAGCTTGAGTCCCGCTACTGCCAGCTCGCCGAAAAGCGTCTCGCGGGCGCCAGCAGGTTTGTGCAGCGGAAACCCGCCGCCTGA
- a CDS encoding DUF2235 domain-containing protein: MKRLVLCFDGTWEMRASLRGRHKGSYPTNVEKIQIAVLRQDTSVVPAVPQVTAYYPGIGTGRLSHYWGGMTGAGISRTICEAYSFIVDNFILEEDQLFLFGFSRGAYTARSLSGFMRWLGVLRKQDLRGLPEFYRDYRRPPGKRSSAIGKRLQDIRQGDQQFPIRFLGVWDTVGSLGIPVPVIGRIFNWKKLVGFHDVALSPNVSHAYQALAVHERRWNFAPDIWSSKYPGQKMEQAWFPGTHCDVGGGNQNSGLSDIAFRWMVCHAEQCDLSFDHTYLARANPNCCSSIYNSSQGQWAVVPRWTRTFGAGMDECRHRSVDDRMNYIAANPSVPHRSKWRAADHAAKRQLLPCRACTEPEPPCEAW, translated from the coding sequence ATGAAGCGGCTTGTACTGTGCTTCGACGGCACTTGGGAAATGCGAGCATCGTTACGTGGGAGGCACAAAGGCTCGTACCCGACGAATGTCGAAAAGATTCAAATCGCAGTATTGCGCCAGGACACGAGCGTCGTGCCCGCCGTTCCTCAGGTCACTGCGTACTACCCTGGCATTGGCACCGGACGCTTATCTCATTACTGGGGTGGGATGACGGGCGCAGGCATCTCTCGAACGATCTGCGAGGCCTATTCCTTCATCGTTGATAACTTCATATTGGAAGAGGACCAGCTGTTCCTGTTCGGTTTCAGTCGCGGCGCTTATACGGCTCGGTCATTGTCAGGTTTCATGCGCTGGTTGGGGGTTCTTCGGAAGCAGGATCTGCGTGGCCTTCCGGAGTTCTACCGGGACTATCGTCGCCCGCCAGGAAAGCGTTCGTCGGCTATAGGCAAGCGGTTGCAGGACATCAGGCAAGGTGACCAGCAGTTCCCGATCAGATTCTTGGGCGTATGGGACACAGTCGGATCGCTCGGAATACCAGTCCCGGTCATCGGTCGCATATTCAACTGGAAGAAGCTGGTCGGTTTCCATGACGTCGCCTTATCGCCCAACGTCAGTCACGCTTATCAGGCGCTGGCCGTGCATGAGCGGAGGTGGAATTTCGCGCCTGACATCTGGTCTTCTAAGTACCCCGGTCAAAAGATGGAGCAGGCATGGTTTCCAGGTACGCACTGCGATGTTGGGGGCGGCAACCAGAATTCTGGTCTCTCGGACATTGCTTTCCGGTGGATGGTGTGTCACGCGGAGCAGTGCGACCTAAGCTTCGATCATACCTACCTCGCAAGAGCGAACCCGAACTGCTGTTCTAGTATCTACAATTCCAGCCAAGGGCAATGGGCAGTGGTTCCGCGGTGGACGCGGACGTTCGGGGCCGGAATGGACGAGTGCCGCCATCGCTCCGTGGATGACCGCATGAACTATATTGCTGCCAATCCTTCCGTGCCGCATCGAAGTAAGTGGCGAGCAGCCGACCACGCGGCAAAGCGACAACTGTTGCCGTGTCGGGCTTGTACAGAGCCTGAACCTCCCTGCGAGGCATGGTAG